From the genome of Pseudomonas yamanorum, one region includes:
- a CDS encoding type III restriction-modification system endonuclease, which translates to MKLHFEDNLDYQKAAIESVVGLFKGQEISRSEFTVTYRPESGAQGSLGLAENELGIGNRLQIHDLDILENLQTIQLNSGLAPAIKISSGDFTVEMETGTGKTYVYLRTIFELNKNYGFTKFVIVVPSVAIKEGTNKTLEITRDHFENLYPKAKGYEYFLYDSSKPGQVRGFATSSNIQIMVTTVGAINKKDVNNLYKEHESTGGERPIDLIKATSPIIIVDEPQSVDGGLQGQGKKALDAMSPLCTLRYSATHVDTHHMVYRLDAVDAYDRGLVKQIEVASLQVEGDNNKPFIKLESTHNRQGSITAKIEIDVQRGKNIKREILTVEDGDDLEQIANRAIYENIQIGTITCGQNNESVQIKGPGIDQVLLPGEAVGAVNPDEIKRLMIRRTIKEHLDKEKTFAANKQPIKVLSLFFIDSVEHYRQYDENGNAVKGKYALMFEEEYTKLAKSSEYQSLFNEIDLETNAADVHNGYFSIDKKERLVDTAESTQAGRDNSERAYNLIMKEKEKLLSFDTKLKFIFSHSALKEGWDNPNVFQICALRDMGRERERRQTIGRGLRLCVNQDGQRLRGSDINTLTVIATESYEEFAENLQKEIEEDTGIRFGIVESHQFATVLIVNEQGEAAPLGVEQSDKIWRFLKAEGFVDAKGKVQDSLRTALKDGSFKLPEELKAELGSKADIAEEDIQGILKKLAGKLDIKNADDRRTISTREAVLQSEEFKALWERIKYKTTYRVDFDNDKLIANCAKAILDCPPITKTRAQFRKADIAIGKGGVTAEETKASPFTTIHEDDIVLPDIITDLQDKTQLTRSSIVKILIESRRIQDFARNPQQFIYYASEAINRTKRLALVDGIKYSKIGDEHFYAQELFQQEELKGYLKNTLETQKSVYTHVVYDSAGVERNFAEALEKNEAVKVYAKLPSWFKIPTPLGTYNPDWAVVVDDDGKEKLYFVVETKGSTWWGDLRHVEGAKILCGEKHFEEVASGANPAKYIRAVDVDGMMKYAE; encoded by the coding sequence ATGAAGCTGCATTTTGAGGACAATCTGGATTACCAGAAGGCGGCCATAGAGTCCGTCGTTGGGCTATTCAAAGGGCAGGAAATCTCGCGTTCGGAGTTTACGGTAACATATCGTCCTGAATCTGGGGCGCAGGGATCACTTGGCCTTGCAGAAAATGAACTTGGTATTGGTAACCGTCTACAGATACATGATTTAGATATTTTAGAAAATCTGCAAACTATCCAACTAAACAGCGGCCTTGCTCCTGCCATAAAAATTTCCAGTGGTGACTTTACAGTCGAAATGGAAACGGGCACGGGGAAAACCTATGTTTATCTGCGCACGATATTTGAGCTGAATAAAAATTACGGATTCACAAAATTTGTGATTGTTGTGCCTTCTGTCGCGATTAAAGAGGGCACGAATAAAACTCTTGAGATTACACGGGACCATTTCGAGAACTTGTATCCCAAGGCCAAAGGTTACGAGTATTTCCTGTACGACTCATCCAAGCCTGGGCAAGTACGTGGTTTTGCTACCAGTTCCAATATCCAGATCATGGTAACGACGGTTGGTGCTATAAACAAAAAAGATGTCAACAATCTCTATAAGGAGCATGAAAGTACGGGTGGTGAACGCCCCATCGACCTCATCAAGGCTACTAGCCCGATCATTATCGTAGATGAGCCGCAAAGCGTTGATGGTGGTTTGCAAGGGCAGGGCAAAAAGGCACTGGATGCCATGAGCCCACTTTGCACCCTGCGCTATTCTGCAACGCACGTCGATACGCATCACATGGTTTATCGCCTTGACGCTGTCGACGCTTATGATCGAGGTCTGGTTAAGCAGATCGAGGTTGCTTCCCTTCAGGTTGAGGGGGATAACAACAAGCCCTTCATAAAGCTTGAATCTACTCATAACCGACAGGGTTCGATCACCGCCAAGATCGAAATCGATGTGCAGCGCGGCAAGAACATAAAGCGCGAGATTCTCACCGTCGAGGACGGTGACGATCTGGAGCAGATCGCCAATCGTGCAATTTACGAAAACATCCAGATCGGCACGATCACTTGCGGCCAAAATAATGAGTCAGTCCAGATAAAAGGGCCGGGTATCGACCAGGTATTACTCCCTGGTGAGGCCGTTGGGGCTGTAAATCCGGATGAGATCAAGCGCTTGATGATCCGTCGCACGATCAAGGAGCATCTCGATAAAGAGAAGACCTTTGCAGCCAACAAGCAGCCCATCAAGGTCTTGAGCCTGTTCTTCATTGACAGCGTTGAGCATTACCGCCAGTACGACGAAAACGGCAATGCGGTCAAAGGCAAGTACGCCCTGATGTTTGAAGAGGAATATACCAAGCTCGCGAAATCGTCCGAGTACCAAAGCCTCTTCAATGAGATTGATCTAGAGACGAACGCCGCTGACGTCCATAACGGCTATTTCTCCATCGACAAGAAGGAGCGTCTTGTCGATACAGCGGAAAGCACCCAAGCGGGCCGCGATAACTCCGAGCGGGCTTATAACCTGATTATGAAGGAGAAGGAAAAACTTCTGAGCTTTGATACCAAGCTCAAATTTATCTTCTCTCACTCGGCCCTCAAAGAGGGCTGGGACAACCCGAACGTATTCCAGATTTGCGCCTTGCGCGATATGGGCAGGGAGCGCGAGCGTCGCCAGACCATCGGGCGTGGCTTGCGTCTTTGCGTCAACCAGGACGGACAGCGTTTACGCGGGTCTGACATCAATACGCTGACTGTCATCGCCACCGAAAGCTATGAAGAGTTTGCCGAAAACCTTCAGAAGGAAATTGAAGAAGATACCGGGATTCGCTTTGGCATCGTCGAGTCTCACCAGTTTGCTACGGTCTTAATCGTCAATGAACAAGGCGAGGCCGCGCCGCTGGGTGTGGAGCAATCCGATAAAATCTGGAGATTTCTTAAGGCAGAAGGTTTTGTTGACGCCAAGGGCAAGGTCCAGGACAGCCTTCGTACCGCTCTCAAAGATGGTAGTTTCAAGCTGCCGGAGGAGCTAAAAGCAGAGCTGGGTAGCAAAGCGGATATAGCCGAAGAGGACATTCAAGGCATTCTGAAGAAGCTCGCTGGCAAGCTTGACATCAAAAATGCCGATGACCGCAGAACCATCAGCACCCGCGAGGCGGTTCTTCAGAGTGAAGAGTTCAAGGCGCTATGGGAACGTATCAAGTACAAAACAACGTACCGCGTTGATTTTGACAACGACAAACTGATTGCGAATTGTGCCAAAGCAATCCTGGACTGCCCACCCATCACCAAAACCAGAGCGCAGTTCCGTAAAGCCGACATCGCTATTGGCAAGGGTGGCGTGACAGCTGAAGAAACCAAAGCATCTCCGTTCACGACGATCCATGAGGACGACATTGTGCTTCCGGACATCATCACGGACTTGCAGGACAAGACGCAGTTGACCCGCAGCAGCATCGTCAAGATCCTCATCGAAAGTCGTCGTATCCAGGATTTTGCCCGCAATCCGCAACAGTTCATCTACTACGCTTCAGAGGCCATTAACCGTACCAAACGGCTGGCTCTGGTCGATGGCATCAAGTACAGCAAGATCGGCGACGAGCATTTCTATGCGCAGGAGCTATTCCAACAGGAAGAGCTGAAGGGCTACCTGAAAAATACCTTAGAAACGCAGAAATCCGTTTACACGCACGTCGTTTATGACTCGGCAGGTGTTGAGAGAAACTTCGCTGAGGCTTTAGAAAAGAACGAAGCGGTCAAGGTCTACGCCAAGCTTCCATCCTGGTTCAAGATCCCGACGCCCCTCGGCACCTATAACCCGGACTGGGCTGTGGTTGTCGATGATGACGGTAAGGAAAAACTGTATTTCGTGGTGGAAACCAAAGGCAGCACCTGGTGGGGCGATTTGCGCCACGTTGAGGGTGCCAAAATCCTCTGTGGTGAAAAGCACTTCGAGGAAGTTGCGAGCGGTGCAAACCCTGCCAAGTACATCCGTGCGGTCGATGTTGATGGCATGATGAAATACGCTGAATAG
- a CDS encoding site-specific DNA-methyltransferase, which yields MNKPAIDLVTLQDGESANIVSENIEQLKSIFPEAFGEGGVNFDTLRQILGDAGVVDEGEEKYGLNWHGKKKARQIALAPSTGTLLPCPEESVDWDTSKNLFIEGDNLEVLKLLQKSYANKIKMIYIDPPYNTGKEFIYPDRFQENLKTYLNYTGQADDEGGKFSSNPETTGRKHSSWMSMIYPRLQLAKSLLRDDGLIFISIDDNEFHNLKLICDEVFGGERFVGTVAWKNKYGAGAKTKGFIEVHEYILCYSKSDLSNVSSKLSNDQRDAYNKKDDKYQTRGGYFTQPLMTTSMDDRKNLQYTIDYNGETISPKKQWVWAKDRLLRAIENDEVVFAKKADGSYSVRYKVYLIDENGNERKGKPLSLLNGPFNQEGTKEVEQLLGSDVFSFPKPSSLIEHFFGFEVNDEPDNSGIYLDFFSGSCTSAQAVLNLNCQDGGSRRYIMVQLPEYIDDKSNAYALGYKKISEIGRARLTKLSEKLRETEFNKIDLGFKSFKLSSSNIKAWNPDRADLEETLLSHQEHLVEGRSEQDILYELLLKRGIDLTVPIESKVVAGKNIYSIGYGAVFACLHETISQHDVEGIAHAILEWHAELKPASDTNVFFRDSAFNGDVSKTNMAAILEQNGITHVRSL from the coding sequence ATGAACAAGCCCGCTATTGATTTGGTTACGCTACAAGACGGTGAAAGTGCGAACATCGTCAGCGAAAATATTGAGCAGCTCAAAAGCATATTCCCTGAAGCGTTTGGTGAGGGCGGTGTTAACTTTGACACGCTGCGGCAGATACTAGGTGATGCAGGGGTTGTTGATGAAGGCGAAGAAAAATACGGCCTGAATTGGCATGGGAAAAAGAAAGCACGTCAGATCGCGCTAGCGCCATCCACGGGTACGTTATTGCCTTGCCCTGAAGAAAGCGTTGATTGGGATACGTCAAAAAACCTGTTTATTGAAGGTGATAATCTTGAGGTATTGAAGCTGCTCCAAAAGAGCTATGCTAACAAGATTAAGATGATCTATATCGACCCCCCGTATAACACCGGTAAAGAATTTATCTATCCGGATAGATTTCAAGAAAATCTGAAGACGTACCTAAATTATACAGGTCAAGCTGATGATGAGGGAGGGAAGTTCTCGTCCAACCCTGAAACTACAGGAAGAAAACACTCTAGCTGGATGAGCATGATTTACCCGCGCCTTCAGCTTGCAAAATCGCTACTGCGCGACGATGGGCTTATATTTATATCTATTGATGATAATGAGTTCCATAATTTAAAGCTTATTTGTGATGAAGTGTTTGGGGGGGAGCGTTTTGTTGGGACGGTAGCTTGGAAAAACAAATATGGTGCTGGCGCAAAAACAAAAGGATTTATTGAGGTTCATGAATATATTTTGTGCTACTCAAAATCCGACCTGTCAAACGTTTCTTCAAAGCTCTCTAATGATCAAAGGGACGCATACAACAAAAAAGATGATAAATACCAAACTCGGGGCGGATATTTTACTCAGCCTTTGATGACCACTAGTATGGATGACAGAAAAAATCTTCAGTACACAATCGACTATAATGGTGAAACGATAAGTCCGAAAAAGCAGTGGGTCTGGGCGAAGGATAGACTTCTTCGAGCAATAGAAAATGATGAGGTCGTTTTCGCAAAAAAAGCGGACGGCTCATACAGCGTCAGATATAAAGTCTACTTAATCGATGAAAATGGTAACGAAAGAAAAGGAAAACCACTTTCCCTCCTGAATGGCCCATTTAATCAGGAGGGGACTAAGGAGGTTGAGCAGCTTTTGGGTAGCGATGTATTTAGTTTCCCTAAGCCGTCATCGCTAATCGAGCATTTTTTCGGCTTCGAAGTTAATGACGAGCCAGACAATTCAGGGATATACCTGGACTTTTTCTCAGGCTCATGTACATCAGCTCAGGCCGTTTTAAATTTAAACTGCCAAGATGGCGGCTCAAGAAGATATATAATGGTTCAGCTTCCTGAGTATATCGATGACAAATCTAACGCTTATGCGCTTGGCTATAAAAAGATTTCAGAAATCGGACGAGCTAGGTTGACTAAACTTTCTGAAAAACTGCGAGAAACTGAGTTCAATAAGATTGATCTCGGGTTCAAAAGTTTTAAGCTTTCCAGCTCAAATATAAAAGCTTGGAATCCGGATCGCGCCGACCTTGAGGAGACGCTCCTTTCTCATCAGGAGCACTTAGTCGAAGGGCGGAGTGAGCAGGATATACTATACGAGCTGTTGCTGAAGCGCGGCATTGACCTGACCGTGCCGATTGAGAGCAAGGTAGTTGCTGGGAAAAATATTTATAGTATCGGCTACGGTGCCGTTTTCGCCTGTCTTCACGAAACCATCTCTCAACATGATGTCGAGGGGATTGCCCACGCAATTCTAGAATGGCATGCGGAACTAAAGCCTGCCTCGGACACAAATGTGTTCTTCCGTGATAGCGCATTCAACGGTGATGTCTCGAAAACTAACATGGCTGCCATTCTGGAACAGAATGGCATCACTCATGTACGCAGCTTGTAA
- a CDS encoding DUF4391 domain-containing protein, which yields MTPGTLEAFIDHLSIPRSCELNKPVFKKLFLDNGVLDIADKTALKEDVDKIRWLYTLKPSTINIAAYVDSERDFSEIAVLQVELTSAKRLKRIATFMQRSIPYPLILLFSQENQVCLSVSDKRINQADKEKWVVEDILYTDWIDLTAPTLAQAAFLEDCTINSFSFANFLSFYKSLGERVIAINCAAYSGRYERDATDNIENKQSESRLEWLRELERLNLQKTEIANKLKKEKQMGRQVELNTKIKQINDVIEKIRESI from the coding sequence ATGACGCCAGGTACACTGGAAGCCTTCATTGATCATCTTTCAATTCCCAGATCCTGTGAATTGAACAAACCCGTTTTTAAGAAGCTCTTTCTTGACAACGGGGTGCTGGACATCGCAGATAAAACAGCCCTGAAGGAGGATGTTGATAAGATACGCTGGCTGTATACCTTGAAGCCCTCCACGATCAACATCGCTGCCTATGTTGATAGCGAGCGCGACTTCTCTGAAATCGCGGTTCTCCAGGTAGAGCTGACGTCGGCCAAACGGCTGAAACGCATCGCGACCTTTATGCAGCGGTCCATTCCGTATCCGCTAATTCTGCTCTTTTCCCAGGAAAACCAAGTCTGCCTCAGCGTGTCTGACAAGCGCATCAATCAGGCGGACAAGGAAAAATGGGTGGTAGAGGACATTCTCTACACGGACTGGATAGACCTTACCGCACCGACGCTTGCACAGGCCGCTTTCCTGGAAGACTGCACTATCAACAGCTTTTCCTTCGCCAATTTCCTTAGTTTCTATAAAAGTCTGGGTGAACGTGTCATAGCTATCAATTGTGCCGCTTATAGTGGACGCTATGAACGGGACGCAACCGACAATATAGAAAATAAACAAAGTGAGAGTCGTCTTGAGTGGCTCCGCGAGCTTGAAAGGCTCAACCTGCAAAAAACTGAGATCGCCAATAAGCTGAAAAAAGAAAAGCAGATGGGGAGACAGGTTGAGCTGAATACCAAGATCAAACAGATCAATGACGTAATTGAAAAAATTAGAGAGAGCATTTAA
- a CDS encoding helicase-related protein: MLLDNRNNGRVGHTLRDHLAAGSKLSVLSSLFTIYGFAALKRELARIDGARLLLSGGEGLSAQALIGSDADLRLVNQLDQKRIAKECAKWLASKAEVRSANAAQNMFLVEDGAKGSFAIHGSSAFTPAGLGEVQADTPLMNTGITEPETTKQLLTWFNSVWADASKARDIKDELLQKLEFVAADQPGDFIYFLTLYNIFKNFLNDIDEDSIIKTKTGFKDTLVWNRLYKFQKDGVLGAIDKLEKHNGCIIADSVGLGKTFEALAVIKYYELRNDRVLVLCPKKLRDNWTIYTVNDKRNLLAQDRFNYDVLNHTDLSRTKGSSGEINLETLNWGNYDLIVIDESHNFRNNNPTKGTKNRYRRLMEDIIQSGVKTKVLMLSATPVNNRMNDLKNQVAFITEGRDDAFSDVGIKNVETTLRLAQKQFNQWVKQPLENRSVASLLDTMSFDYFKLLDIVTIARSRKHIQKYYGTADIGEFPVRLPPQNIYSDLDSTHEFPPLKEVNKTIRRLSLAGYSPMKFVRTDKKDEYARRYDNAVGDGKSVFKQVDREESLTHLMRVNLLKRMESSINSFTLTSQKLLSQVEVLLQKIDAHESGDIEALNIEDIQDFEMDSPELEPFMIGNKTRALLQDMDLIRFRQELEADRVFLTSIVESAQTVDVQRDAKLEKLKEVIAKKVREPLNPGNKKVIVFTAFADTAKYLYAHLVDWAQDELGIHSALITGGGTNKTTLAGAGSDLNNLLTAFSPVSKERAKIDPDAKAEIDLLIATDCISEGQNLQDCDTLVNYDIHWNPVRIIQRFGRVDRLGSKNTKIQLINFWPNMELDEYINLEARVAGRMMLLDVSATGEENVIDANALEMNDLEYRRTQLQQLKDAVVDLEDMAGGVSITDLTLNDFRMDLSGYMKKGLHLLAQAPNGLYAAVTIDADLKADGLKPGVIFCLKSIRDDHRSVQVDENYPLAPYFLVYVTDEAVVELNFTQSKKVLDLLKKHGLSATSIDREAAGLVNDRTRNGSDMEQFQQLLAVAVDSIAGKSEEKGVQSLFTRGGTVLTATSSQGIEDFAVVTYLIITDAP, translated from the coding sequence TTGTTACTGGACAACAGAAATAACGGCCGTGTAGGACATACGCTGCGCGATCATCTCGCCGCAGGATCGAAACTGTCCGTGCTTTCAAGCCTGTTCACCATCTATGGTTTCGCAGCTCTGAAAAGGGAGCTTGCCCGCATCGACGGCGCAAGGCTTCTGTTGTCAGGCGGGGAGGGTCTCTCCGCTCAGGCGCTGATCGGCTCCGACGCTGATCTGCGCCTTGTGAACCAGCTCGACCAGAAACGCATCGCCAAGGAATGCGCCAAATGGCTCGCCAGCAAGGCTGAGGTTCGGTCAGCCAATGCTGCCCAGAATATGTTCCTCGTCGAAGACGGCGCCAAGGGCAGCTTCGCTATTCATGGCAGCTCTGCCTTCACACCTGCCGGTCTCGGAGAGGTGCAGGCTGATACCCCGCTGATGAATACCGGTATTACCGAGCCGGAAACAACCAAGCAATTGCTGACGTGGTTCAACTCGGTATGGGCGGATGCCTCCAAGGCCCGCGACATCAAAGACGAGCTCCTTCAGAAGCTGGAGTTCGTCGCTGCCGATCAGCCGGGCGACTTCATCTATTTCCTGACGCTCTACAACATTTTCAAAAACTTCCTCAATGACATCGACGAAGACAGCATCATCAAGACAAAGACCGGGTTCAAGGACACCCTTGTCTGGAACAGGCTTTACAAGTTCCAGAAGGACGGTGTGCTGGGGGCTATCGACAAGCTGGAGAAGCACAACGGTTGCATCATCGCCGACAGTGTCGGTCTGGGTAAGACCTTTGAAGCGTTGGCCGTCATCAAGTACTACGAGCTGCGTAATGACCGTGTGCTGGTGCTCTGTCCGAAGAAGCTCCGGGATAACTGGACGATCTACACCGTCAACGACAAGCGCAACCTGCTTGCCCAAGACCGCTTCAACTATGACGTCCTGAACCATACCGACCTGTCTCGCACGAAAGGCAGCTCCGGCGAGATCAATCTCGAAACCCTGAACTGGGGAAATTACGACCTCATCGTCATCGATGAGTCGCACAATTTCCGCAACAACAATCCAACGAAAGGCACCAAAAACCGCTATCGCCGCCTGATGGAGGACATCATCCAGTCAGGTGTGAAAACGAAGGTGCTGATGCTCTCCGCTACGCCTGTGAACAACCGCATGAACGACCTGAAAAACCAGGTGGCCTTCATCACCGAAGGGCGCGACGACGCCTTCAGCGATGTCGGCATCAAGAATGTGGAAACCACGCTGCGCCTGGCCCAGAAGCAGTTCAATCAGTGGGTCAAGCAACCGCTTGAAAACCGTAGTGTGGCTTCCTTGCTGGATACGATGAGTTTCGACTATTTCAAGCTGCTCGACATCGTCACCATTGCGCGCTCTCGCAAGCACATTCAGAAATACTACGGCACGGCAGATATCGGCGAGTTTCCTGTGCGACTGCCACCACAGAACATCTATTCAGATCTCGATTCGACGCACGAATTTCCGCCGCTAAAGGAAGTGAACAAGACGATCCGCAGGCTCTCGCTGGCGGGATACTCGCCCATGAAATTCGTCCGGACTGACAAGAAGGATGAATATGCCCGGCGCTATGACAACGCTGTTGGTGACGGTAAGAGCGTCTTCAAACAGGTTGACCGGGAAGAGAGCCTGACCCACCTGATGCGGGTGAATCTGCTCAAACGCATGGAAAGCTCGATCAACTCCTTCACGCTGACCTCGCAAAAGCTCCTGTCGCAGGTGGAAGTCTTGTTACAGAAGATTGACGCCCACGAAAGCGGCGACATCGAAGCCTTGAATATCGAGGATATTCAGGACTTTGAAATGGACTCGCCCGAGCTTGAGCCTTTTATGATCGGCAACAAAACCCGCGCCCTGCTCCAGGACATGGATCTCATCCGGTTCAGGCAGGAGCTGGAAGCGGATAGGGTCTTCCTGACCTCTATCGTCGAATCCGCGCAAACCGTGGATGTGCAGCGCGATGCCAAGCTGGAAAAGCTAAAAGAGGTCATTGCCAAAAAAGTCCGGGAGCCACTCAACCCCGGAAACAAGAAGGTCATCGTCTTCACGGCCTTCGCCGATACCGCGAAGTATCTCTATGCCCATCTTGTCGATTGGGCTCAGGACGAGCTTGGAATCCACAGCGCACTCATTACCGGCGGCGGCACCAACAAGACGACCTTGGCCGGAGCAGGTTCGGATCTGAACAATCTGCTAACTGCCTTCTCTCCTGTGTCGAAGGAACGCGCAAAGATCGACCCCGACGCGAAGGCTGAGATCGACCTGCTGATTGCCACCGATTGCATCAGCGAGGGACAGAACCTTCAAGACTGCGACACTCTCGTCAACTATGACATTCACTGGAACCCCGTACGGATCATTCAACGCTTTGGCCGCGTTGATCGTCTGGGCTCGAAAAACACGAAAATCCAGCTCATAAACTTCTGGCCGAATATGGAGCTGGACGAGTACATCAACCTTGAAGCCAGGGTTGCAGGCCGCATGATGCTTCTGGACGTCTCGGCTACGGGCGAAGAAAACGTCATTGACGCCAATGCCCTGGAAATGAATGATCTCGAATATCGACGCACGCAGCTGCAGCAGCTCAAAGATGCCGTAGTCGATCTGGAAGACATGGCGGGCGGTGTCTCCATCACGGACTTGACCCTGAACGACTTCCGCATGGATCTTTCAGGCTACATGAAGAAAGGTTTGCACCTACTGGCACAGGCTCCAAACGGCCTTTATGCCGCTGTCACCATTGATGCTGACCTCAAAGCCGATGGCCTGAAGCCCGGCGTCATCTTCTGCTTGAAGAGCATCAGGGACGATCATCGATCCGTCCAGGTGGATGAGAATTATCCTCTCGCGCCGTATTTCCTGGTGTACGTCACGGATGAGGCCGTCGTCGAGCTCAACTTCACCCAAAGCAAGAAGGTGCTCGACCTCCTGAAAAAGCATGGCCTCTCGGCAACATCCATTGATAGAGAGGCTGCCGGGCTGGTAAACGACCGCACAAGGAACGGTTCCGACATGGAGCAGTTCCAGCAGCTGCTGGCCGTCGCGGTGGATAGCATTGCAGGCAAGAGCGAAGAGAAAGGTGTACAGAGCCTCTTCACTAGAGGAGGCACAGTGTTGACTGCGACCAGCAGCCAGGGCATTGAGGATTTCGCCGTTGTAACCTACCTCATCATCACGGACGCTCCATAG
- a CDS encoding HNH endonuclease family protein, producing MLTALSKINQEDHDKLKELGAVDNKFWNTNDSDHAPLVASFRSEVKRYYWERQSRMCCYCSKELDESKAAYDAEHIIPKNKFPEFMFELANLSVACKTCNGVKKNKSVLATTLSQQEIPKLSSDYSIVHPHLDEWEAHFCFDAIRRITPLNGNEKGAKTIEVCGINYLNAARLSDYFLPADYGAVQAALEGFFRVKSRGWKLKYLNVLDGLVVDLSYEPARKILEALRDEIQTDFSCADS from the coding sequence GTGCTAACCGCACTGAGCAAAATCAACCAAGAAGATCATGACAAGCTCAAAGAGCTTGGTGCTGTTGATAATAAATTTTGGAATACTAACGATTCAGATCACGCTCCCTTGGTCGCATCTTTCAGATCAGAGGTAAAAAGATACTACTGGGAAAGACAGTCGCGCATGTGCTGTTATTGCAGTAAAGAGCTTGACGAAAGCAAAGCTGCTTATGATGCTGAACACATCATCCCAAAAAATAAATTTCCTGAGTTCATGTTTGAGCTGGCGAACCTTTCAGTAGCTTGCAAGACGTGTAATGGTGTGAAAAAAAATAAAAGCGTTCTTGCTACCACGCTTTCACAGCAGGAAATTCCGAAGCTATCCAGTGACTACAGCATCGTTCATCCGCACCTTGATGAGTGGGAGGCTCACTTCTGTTTTGACGCAATAAGAAGAATAACCCCCTTAAATGGAAACGAAAAAGGCGCGAAAACCATTGAGGTTTGCGGAATCAACTACTTGAATGCCGCACGTCTCTCAGACTACTTTCTACCGGCGGATTACGGAGCTGTTCAGGCAGCACTCGAAGGTTTTTTTCGAGTCAAAAGCCGTGGATGGAAGTTAAAGTATCTGAATGTTCTTGATGGGCTAGTCGTTGATCTCAGTTACGAACCTGCGCGGAAAATCCTCGAGGCGCTAAGAGATGAAATTCAAACAGATTTTTCTTGTGCGGATAGCTAG
- a CDS encoding ATP-binding protein, which translates to MEMLSVTISGKKIDFPKSQKSHSNKIDLLTGPNGSGKTRILTALAEKFKNRDSSSWHSSRTPDDVHINFTNDFEPRKVIAQTYSPFSRFPSQIPDRYYLTESLTSIFAEGVRRKRFYSCLGLFRSTPAIINNISKRALETSIFNISESPECATSIAGLMPNIGLQDRFILKYRSGRKYNDFLKSYRYGGVTAIRERLESFRHFSRRDPISRELHQSDASQFAELLAEAFKILETMQVENRIYEAEFGSHSRKNSYDYAIVQVLSLFRQLEMLELVSCSLTDFNDYKFDVAQASSGQQQMICSIMELASSLENDALVLIDEPELSLHPKWQQIYLDHLHAALEPFRGCHVLLATHSPLVVQRGLQSGAGVIQLGAEHNLSAISKTVSVEGTLLDVFDTPVYDSVYLANQILTAIARAEEGGTKEKALSHYELKRLEKIYAQSSVDNQKPVNLIRQALQLIEPEGQ; encoded by the coding sequence ATGGAAATGTTAAGCGTTACAATTTCAGGGAAAAAAATCGATTTTCCAAAAAGCCAGAAATCTCATTCTAATAAAATCGATTTATTGACCGGCCCTAATGGCTCGGGAAAAACGCGTATTCTAACTGCTTTGGCTGAAAAATTTAAAAACCGTGACAGTAGTTCGTGGCACTCAAGTCGAACCCCTGATGACGTGCATATAAACTTTACGAACGACTTTGAGCCCAGAAAAGTAATTGCGCAGACATATAGCCCCTTCTCACGCTTTCCGTCACAGATCCCAGACCGTTACTATCTCACTGAGTCTCTTACAAGCATTTTCGCCGAAGGAGTGCGCCGAAAGAGGTTTTATAGTTGCCTTGGATTATTCAGATCGACTCCAGCCATTATAAACAACATCTCAAAGCGAGCGCTAGAAACGTCCATATTCAATATAAGCGAATCTCCGGAATGCGCGACATCAATAGCCGGACTGATGCCAAACATAGGTCTCCAAGATAGGTTTATTCTCAAGTATAGATCGGGGCGAAAGTACAATGACTTCTTGAAGTCCTACAGGTATGGTGGCGTGACGGCTATTCGCGAAAGACTTGAAAGTTTTCGCCATTTTAGCAGGCGCGATCCAATATCTCGGGAGCTTCATCAATCCGACGCTAGTCAGTTTGCCGAATTGCTGGCTGAAGCTTTCAAAATTCTCGAAACTATGCAAGTGGAAAACAGAATCTATGAGGCTGAATTTGGTTCCCATAGCAGGAAAAACTCTTATGATTACGCAATAGTTCAAGTTTTGTCTTTATTCCGGCAGCTCGAGATGCTGGAGCTAGTCTCATGCAGCTTGACCGACTTCAACGACTACAAATTCGATGTAGCTCAGGCAAGTTCAGGGCAGCAACAAATGATTTGCTCCATCATGGAGTTGGCATCCTCTCTAGAAAATGACGCACTCGTACTTATCGACGAGCCAGAACTTAGCCTCCACCCGAAGTGGCAGCAAATATATCTTGATCATTTGCATGCTGCTCTTGAGCCTTTCAGAGGCTGTCATGTTTTGCTGGCGACACATTCGCCATTAGTGGTTCAGCGTGGCCTTCAGTCTGGGGCAGGCGTAATTCAGCTAGGGGCTGAGCATAACCTCTCTGCCATCAGTAAAACCGTATCTGTAGAAGGAACTCTTCTAGATGTATTTGATACCCCTGTATATGACAGTGTGTACTTGGCGAATCAGATACTTACCGCAATCGCTAGGGCGGAGGAAGGAGGGACCAAAGAAAAGGCTCTTTCGCACTACGAGCTGAAGCGCCTGGAAAAAATCTATGCACAATCGTCAGTAGACAATCAAAAACCCGTTAACCTTATCCGTCAGGCTTTACAGCTTATAGAGCCGGAGGGCCAGTAA